A genome region from Nicotiana tabacum cultivar K326 chromosome 13, ASM71507v2, whole genome shotgun sequence includes the following:
- the LOC142168316 gene encoding uncharacterized protein LOC142168316, with amino-acid sequence MAEDSELWDVICNGPFVPMKTIGEPAVKVPKTRKEYNDADRQAVEKNFRAIKILVCGIGPDEYNRISACQSTKEIWEALQTAHEGTTQVKQSKIDMLTTDYELFRMKDDESI; translated from the coding sequence atggctgaagattcagaGCTCTGGGATGTTATCTGCAATGGACCCTTCGTCCCCATGAAAACTATTGGCGAGCCAGCAGTGAAAGTTCCAAAGACAAGGAAGGAGTACAACGATGCTGACCGACAAGCCGTAGAAAAGAACTTCAGAGCAATAAAGATCCTCGTCTGTGGTATTGGACCAGACGAGTACAATAGAATCTCTGCCTGTCAATCTACCAAGGAGATCTGGGAAGCTCTCCAAACAGCACATGAGGGAACAACTCAAGTCAAGCAGTCAAAAATTGACATGCTCACCACTGATTAtgaactcttcaggatgaaggatgatgagtccattTAG
- the LOC107825386 gene encoding uncharacterized protein LOC107825386 isoform X2, with the protein MKRKQTTIECSICHKPGHNKRTCKFSYVERETDLNEPVFWQSTTSSHPEKLPVRIGEVNEVRTGEVEQGSSHYY; encoded by the exons ATGAAAAGGAAGCAAACAACTATTGAATGTAGCATTTGTCATAAGCCTGGTCACAACAAGAGAACTTGCAAGTTTAGCTATGTGGAGAGAGAAACTGACCTAAATGAACCAGTCTTTTGGCAATCAACTACATCATCACATCCTGAAAAATTGCCG GTTAGAATAGGAGAAGTAAATGAG GTTAGAACAGGAGAAGTAGAACAGGGCAGTTCTCACTACTATTGA
- the LOC107825386 gene encoding uncharacterized protein LOC107825386 isoform X1, translating to MLWDYIDELERTNPGSSIHVKLTENEIANKPYIFQRIYICFAACKEGFNPGCRKIVGVDGYWLKSPMYGTQLLAAVGLDANNNIFPIAYAIVEKETHDTWSWFLNYLSVDLEIGDHGGWTFMSDKQKGLLEAFNDVLPFVSHRFCVRYLYGNFRRAIFSGFSLRNALLAAAKATTVKFFHDRMSDLLNLDADAVSWLNTNHQVNGLDLTSIQMLSVISC from the exons ATGTTGTGGGACTACATCGATGAGCTTGAAAGGACAAATCCAGGTAGTTCGATTCATGtgaaattaacagaaaatgaaaTAGCTAACAAGCCATATATATTTCAGAGAATTTATATATGCTTTGCTGCTTGTAAGGAAGGCTTCAATCCCGGTTGTAGAAAGATAGTTGGTGTAGATGGTTATTGGTTAAAGAGCCCGATGTATGGAACTCAATTGTTAGCGGCAGTTGGACTTGATGCTAATAATAACATATTCCCAATAGCATATGCAATTGTTGAAAAGGAAACACATGATACATGGTCATGGTTTTTGAACTACTTGTCTGTTGATTTGGAGATTGGTGATCATGGTGGTTGGACCTTCATGTCAGATAAGCAAAAAG GTCTTCTTGAAGCATTTAACGATGTGTTGCCATTCGTCAGTCATAGATTCTGCGTGAGATACCTCTATGGTAATTTCAGGAGGGCTATCTTTAGTGGTTTCTCCTTAAGGAATGCACTTTTGGCTGCTGCAAAGGCTACGACGGTGAAGTTCTTTCATGATCGCATGTCTGACCTTTTAAACTTAGATGCAGATGCTGTTTCTTGGTTAAATACAAACCACCAAGTGAATGGTCTAGATCTCACTTCAATCCAAATGCTAAGTGTGATATCTTGTTGA